TcatctcttttattcttctgctCTCTCGATAATCGAGTTCCGTCAAAAAAACTACTGCCATGAAAACccgttttgaaagaaaaacaaaaatcaacccatttttatgtttgattctCTTTGATGAAAAATTTGTCGTGAACAACCGGTTATGTCATCAGTGTTTTGTTTGTGCTCCTTTCAATTATTCATCTGattgttttctcttcctctttttttttttatttttccattctcCTGcctttattctatttttctcttgtgtACTAGATCGATTTTCtgctttgtttttctctttcatctttttctctccgtgTCGtcaattcatttcttgatcccAGCTCTTTATAACTACCCCTCCCCCCTTTTACCTTGTAGtcttcaacttcttttgtTGTCTGTTTGTATTTCGAATTATTGGTACCCGCTGATTGATTATGTGTTCTTATTCACTCCCGAAACGGTTCAAAATCATATTGGCCTAtttgtaatgatatttttcttgtctccttttttttttttttttttacggaatTAGTTGTTAACACAGACACAAGGGCGAAGGGTGTAGGGaagtctctcttttcttttctccattggtatgtccggatttttattggtatatatatatagctctGACTTTACAGACataggcttttttttctttttgatgttGATCAACATGTCTCcttattgaatcaatacacTTTCTccgtcacaaaaaaaaaaaaaaaaaaatcgaatcaTACACTCATTaggttatttcttatttcattcGTCGGCTTTTGCGCAATAGAGTTGGGGAgcactttttatttctcttggggtaattcaatcaattctCCATCACGAAAGTACTGCAGTGAGGTAGGCATTAGGCAATACAGGAAGAGAGGGTTCTCCGTGACATTCACTTCGAGTGGATCATTTGGGTGGAAATTTTGCGTGCCGAAACTGCTGGATAAAAAGCGGTGGCCCGGAGTTGAAGTCCCGCTCCAGTTCTTTCGATTCGTTAAAGGCGGATGCGAATGGAATATTCCAGCTATAGAAAATGTTCGCTTCGGCTTCGTCTCGAAGCATCTGGGTCAGCGGGTCTTTCAGCAGAGACTCGACCCTGAAGCCCCATTGATCCGAGATCCACTCGATCCACGTTTGATTTGGCACTGTCCTAGCCGGCTGAGATCCTTTCCAGCTGGACTGGTTGTAATAGCTGTAGTTGTCAAGCGGTAAACCCCGATTGCCCGTCTGTTGAGTGCGATAGTCGACGTATCGAATTGCTCGATCTAAAACATGTCTCATCCGCTCGGGAAAGATTGCCTTTTCATCCAGCTCTTCGCCTAATCGGTTTTTTCGATGGAATTTCTTTGGCGGATATTTCTGTTCATTCCGATTGATTCTACTTATAATGTTATGCATCTCAATTTAAACTCGTGAATAAATGTACGTTACCTCTATGCAGTCCAATCGTCTTTCGTCGACCGGAAGCTGCAGAAATTCTAAGATGAGACGCAGCTGCGGTCGTGGGTCCTTTCTGAGGTCCTCGTAATGAATGCTCAGCAGCTCCGTTGAATATTGGGTCCAGTTAACGGCGGTGCTGAGCCACCGTCTTGTTTGATCCATCAAGAAATCCGGCCATTCTACATAACATCACGTTGGGAATAACAATGCTCGCCTTTAGTAATTCAGCAATAGATTCTCCA
This sequence is a window from Daphnia pulicaria isolate SC F1-1A chromosome 7, SC_F0-13Bv2, whole genome shotgun sequence. Protein-coding genes within it:
- the LOC124348657 gene encoding uncharacterized protein LOC124348657 gives rise to the protein MDQTRRWLSTAVNWTQYSTELLSIHYEDLRKDPRPQLRLILEFLQLPVDERRLDCIEKYPPKKFHRKNRLGEELDEKAIFPERMRHVLDRAIRYVDYRTQQTGNRGLPLDNYSYYNQSSWKGSQPARTVPNQTWIEWISDQWGFRVESLLKDPLTQMLRDEAEANIFYSWNIPFASAFNESKELERDFNSGPPLFIQQFRHAKFPPK